A stretch of the Lineus longissimus chromosome 12, tnLinLong1.2, whole genome shotgun sequence genome encodes the following:
- the LOC135497261 gene encoding P2X purinoceptor 7-like, with protein sequence MAAASMASEDCAGDLFDDDLVVDEGNGVIQPYMYEPVVESARDDSDSCSESGEGDDGEMEDERLDRIGNINWCHCGVCTPQEKGRESLCCSDYSPVQAKKDELKVECITQHPGFSSTCLDRWVLEMSMYHYIEEQGQIGDDQPIHKLYRYVAYRNLVRWVWKRLGRRNRLPLPVCARDKIRAAWPAPDNDGYTGFKYPTFN encoded by the exons atggcggctgcaAGCATGGCGAGCGAAGATTGTGCGGGAGATTTGTTTGATGACGATTTGGTTGTTGATGAAGGCAATGGTGTGATTCAACCCTACATGTACGAGCCAGTAGTGGAGAGTGCGAGAGACGATTCAGATTCTTGTTCTGAATCGGGAGAAGGTGATGATGGGGAGATGGAGGATGAGCGACTTGatcgcataggaaatatcaattg GTGTCATTGTGGTGTCTGCACTCCACAAGAGAAGGGGAGGGAATCCTTGTGCTGCTCAGACTATTCACCAGTCCAGGCCAAGAAGGATGAGCTGAAAGTAGAGTGCATCACGCAACACCCAGGTTTTTCCAGCACCTGTCTTGATAGATGGGTGCTGGAAATGTCGATGTATCACTACATCGAAGAGCAGGGACAAATAGGCGATGACCAGCCCATTCACAA GTTATATCGATACGTGGCCTATAGGAACCTTGTCCGTTGGGTTTGGAAGAGGTTGGGGAGAAGGAACCGTTTGCCGCTCCCTGTTTGTGCTCGGGACAAGATACGTGCTGCTTGGCCTGCTCCGGACAATGACGGGTACACAGGATTCAAGTATCCTACGTTCAATTGA